Genomic segment of Malus domestica chromosome 15, GDT2T_hap1:
AGGGGTTGTATAAATGTCTTACAAATGACGTGATTGAATTCGTGACAGATATTCTCTCTTAATCTCACTGTCTAGAACTCAAGGACCAGACAATCCAGATCACTCAAATTATATTTGATGGTTCTCATTAATTCATTCCGCTAGACCACCTATAACTCCAATTTATCTTTCACACAAACTAAGGATCCGAATTTCCAAAGTCCAGAGAAGTTCTAAATTCGTCGAACCCCaactcattttctttttttttgtacctcaAACtccaactcaaaaaaaaaaaaaaaagtgttattTGGCAACTACAAGGAAATAATTAGGTCCAATGGTGATTGAAGAAATATTATGACAAAACAAGCGACTTCATGCCACGATTGAAACAAATTACTTTCTCACCAAAAGAAGTACACGCCCTGCTCACTTCTCACCAACCCAGATTAAACAAAATTAGGGCTCAGGGTTATCACTTCTCACTTCTCATCGAATCCGAGTCCAAGGAAAGACCGAAGGCGACCATACCATACACAACCATATTCATCTCCCTGTAAATATGCCCAACCGCAGACGGCTAAACCCTGGAAAGGTCTCCGGCGAGCCAGAAGCAAGAGGATGAGTACCAGAAATCTTGAGAGAGAACTTCCCACAGAAACAGTGGCAGATGAatcaccaaaaaataataataacatctCGAACTAACAATAACACTGCAAAACTAAttgttgtttttcctttttcttacaATGACTGCGACGCTATCGTGAGATAAATATTTGTTACAATGATTATTCAAAGCTAATTATAATTTTATCTACAAAACGGGGATTTAATGCATTCGTTCAAGAGAACAGCTTCATAGAATCATCTTGGCCCGAGATTTCAGTCTCAATATCACAAGCTTGGGTACGTGTAAGCCTCCCATAACTCACTCCAATTCCTTGAGGAAATCAACGTTATCCACAAAAACCTGCAAAACAAAAATGAGGAGTGAGACCTTGTAATCATGGGGCAATGAGCCACCAAACAACTTTCAGCCGTCAGGGTAGGTACATAAATGAGTAAAGCATAAAGGAATGAGCCATACCGATTTCCATCCGTCAGGGTCCAAGCAAGCAGTGATCTTTGTGTTTAGACCAGGTAATGGCCCAGGCTCCCGAGTAATCTTGCCCCCAGAGAGTTTAACTGCTTCAGCAGTTTTATAGACATCATCTGTGCCTATTGCTATCTgttgagagaaaaaaagaaaccaTTCTTCAAAATTAGTCCGAAAAAATGTTGGCAAGAAAATATATCATTTTTCATGTGGTATTATTACAATAACATGACGAACCACAGGAAattatgcatgcatgaataAGAAAACCATTTTGCAATGGACAGAGGGAATGCTATCAAAAGAAGAGAAGGTGGGGAGAGGTAGGGGTTCTACCTGAGCATAAGCATTTCCCTTGTCATATTCGGTGACCCCGTAATTGTATGTCAACTCCAGAACAGCACTTTTGTCTTCGGGGCCATAACCCATCATTGCTATAGTATACTAGAAGTAATGAGCACAATTATGTCAATAACGTATAGTGCACTAGAAGAGAAAAGGCATTTTTGCGTTACTAGAGTACTACTAGAAGTAATAGGTACGGGAGCAACAAGCAAAAGGTTATGTCATTCAGGTAGAAACACTCTATACACTATTCCTGCAAGTAATGACCACTGTGACTTGATGAAAAGCACAAAGCTCTAAAACTATTGGTAAGGCATGGTGACTATGTTCTTTTGTAATCATGCTTCAATCTAGAGTCTCATGTTACTATCTCATCATACTTATTCCATCTTTGGGGGTAAAAGAGGCATCAAAATGACCAATCATTTCCAATAATTCAGTGTACAAATATAAAAGGCTAATGGTGTAGACAAAATGCAAAATTACCTTGTATTCCGGATTATCTCTTTTGCGAAGGAGCTCCATGCCAAAAGCCTAGTGAGTGGACAGGAATTAAGGATTGAGAACCAAAAGTAAATGAGTTCCAAAACAAATAAGCAGTGACGAGTAAAAACATGAAAGGCCAACAGCATATTTCTGTCCAAAACAACCTTTACCTTTTCATAAAAAGTTATGGATCGATCAAGATCGCCCACACGAAGCATAACTTGACACAAGGGCTCAGGGGTAGGCCCTCTTTCCAATAGTTCGAACTTATAACCATCTGGATCTTCAATAAATGCAATTACTGTTTTTCCCCCTTTGACCGGACCAGGTTCACGAGTTACCTTGCCACCCTTAGCTTTTATGAGCTCCACAGTCTTGGCAACCTAACCACAAGAACATACATAGATGTCCTTTAAGAACAGAAAATCCCCAACAGTCTAGAGAGTAGTAACAACAGGATGGTACTAaattgcattaaaaaaaaaatctgcatCCTGCATGCTTAGAGaacaaaatttaacaaaaaaatagtgGCTTACATCCTCAACGGCAATACCAAAATGACCAAATGCAGTTCCAATATCATACTTGTCAACTCCATAATCTGGAAGTGCCATTAAATGAAATGAACATCAATCATATGAATTTTAATTCGCAGGACAAGTGCGTATGGAAGTAGTTCAAAACAGGTAATGCTTCAGATATTGGAAAAGATGAAAACTAGTTGGATGCCGTACTGTAAGTGAGTTCAATAACAAAGTGGGAATCCTCTGGCCCGTACCCAAGGAAAGCATTGGTGTATCTTTCCTCAGGTATGTCGCGCTTTCGCAACAATTTCATTCCTAAGCATTCTGTGTAGAATCTACAAGGCACAACACAACTCTATGTTTGAATTCTGTGTTGTTTCATTATAATCATAAGAAAACAGGGCATTATATATGAAATCAAAAGGATAGTTCAAGTTGCATTGAGCGGACATACTTTATGGTCCTGTCCAAATCTCCAACGCGGTAAACAACATGGAGCATCCTCCGCTTGTCCTGTTTGACCCACTCTAGGACATTTTCAGGGGAAGCTGTTGTGCTAGCTTGCGCGGCATTTCCAGCAGCAGCCACCCCCGCGGTTTTACCATCTCCTCTCAACAGCTTAGAAGCTTTCAGACCGAAAGACGGCGACTGTGGCACAGCTGGTATAGAACTCAAAATCATCAAGCAGGTCGAAATGATCACAAAACCTTATCAATTCACAAATCCAATCACATTGTCAATGCCGTAACTTGGCTGTGAACAACAAATACAATCCCAACAATTAAATTATAAACTTTATATAAAATTCCCAATCGATTACTTCCACACCAATCAAAATTTCCAATCGATTACTTCCACactaatcaaatcaaatcaaatcaaatggtgCATACATACAACAAAATTAACATCCCAAAACCCCAATTCAACCGAAAATAGAGGAACTCAGCGAAAAGGATAGCAAATTCAGGGTTTAACACAAAAGGGCAAGCAGCGAAAGGCGGAgaatttgtaaatatatttaCCACTAGCGAGTTGGAAGCAAGCGAGTCGCCGGGAAGGAGTGAAGGAAGGGAAGGGAAAGCCCAGGCGAGAAGCTCCGGCGAACCTCAGCGTGGATAGCGAGGGTCTGATTGAAGACGCCATGGGAATTATCcgcaccatctctctctctctctctctctctctctctgaacttgaagaaattgttttgtttattttttgggaagAAAAGGAGAGAGAATAAAGAAATGGGAAGGCCGTGTCGTATTCCATTCGATTGCCATTTTTTGTCATGGCGTGTGTGTGTCCCCTGTGGGGTAGACTTCTGGACCTCTGGTTTATTTTCAAGTTGGGCCTAGCCCAAGGCCCAATTAATAGCCCCATTTCCAAATTCCGAAACGCCGACAAAGATTTATTAATAACCGTCCTAAGATTAGTGTAAGATTAGTTTCTTTGTCGTTGGTGATATTTTTTTGGCTAATTATATTAACACTCCACAAATTATTGAATAAACCCCACAAACTTAATACATCATACATTTACTTTTTCACTTAAAgttttatcttaatacaccccacttactttcccataatactcccacaccccacattctcaatatacatcttatattttgtacatacatcccacattttctttacaccccacatttctcaaatcttataacactcatttttaattttcagggattgaatctaaccatatgaacactaaaagatgaatatgaatatagaagtttaaataatgtagcaaacgcaagattaaataattatcgatgtcatcgaaatcactaaaacaatgaaaaatatgaagtcttacctcatgtgaagctcctaaaacatcgatttcgtgttccattcgtcaaaaacaatttttcttaatcaacatgtttgatagttgagtagataaataatacgctaaaagtgatttaggatgtatttataaatctttttttttttaaaacctaataaggtcaaaattgttaTTGCATAGTGAAGTAactaagtcatttaatattaaattttaatgtggggtgcattcaacattttgtggggtgttaatataaaaacccttttttttttaaacgataGATATTGTTAGATCAAAAGTTAGATTAGACATTTGAATCCACGC
This window contains:
- the LOC103400637 gene encoding probable lactoylglutathione lyase, chloroplastic isoform X2, which gives rise to MVRIIPMASSIRPSLSTLRFAGASRLGFPFPSFTPSRRLACFQLASGFVIISTCLMILSSIPAVPQSPSFGLKASKLLRGDGKTAGVAAAGNAAQASTTASPENVLEWVKQDKRRMLHVVYRVGDLDRTIKFYTECLGMKLLRKRDIPEERYTNAFLGYGPEDSHFVIELTYNYGVDKYDIGTAFGHFGIAVEDVAKTVELIKAKGGKVTREPGPVKGGKTVIAFIEDPDGYKFELLERGPTPEPLCQVMLRVGDLDRSITFYEKAFGMELLRKRDNPEYKYTIAMMGYGPEDKSAVLELTYNYGVTEYDKGNAYAQIAIGTDDVYKTAEAVKLSGGKITREPGPLPGLNTKITACLDPDGWKSVFVDNVDFLKELE
- the LOC103400637 gene encoding probable lactoylglutathione lyase, chloroplastic isoform X1; this encodes MEYDTAFPFLYSLSFSSQKINKTISSSSEREREREREMVRIIPMASSIRPSLSTLRFAGASRLGFPFPSFTPSRRLACFQLASAVPQSPSFGLKASKLLRGDGKTAGVAAAGNAAQASTTASPENVLEWVKQDKRRMLHVVYRVGDLDRTIKFYTECLGMKLLRKRDIPEERYTNAFLGYGPEDSHFVIELTYNYGVDKYDIGTAFGHFGIAVEDVAKTVELIKAKGGKVTREPGPVKGGKTVIAFIEDPDGYKFELLERGPTPEPLCQVMLRVGDLDRSITFYEKAFGMELLRKRDNPEYKYTIAMMGYGPEDKSAVLELTYNYGVTEYDKGNAYAQIAIGTDDVYKTAEAVKLSGGKITREPGPLPGLNTKITACLDPDGWKSVFVDNVDFLKELE